Proteins encoded together in one Coregonus clupeaformis isolate EN_2021a chromosome 30, ASM2061545v1, whole genome shotgun sequence window:
- the LOC121545501 gene encoding acetyl-coenzyme A synthetase, cytoplasmic isoform X1 yields MIPDKAPKEDVFHAGGDLKKDAHVPNFEKYKELYLKSIEHSDEFWGDIAKDFYWKSKHTGQFMDYNFDVTKGEIYIKCMEGATTNICYNVLDRNVHERRLGDKVAFYWEGNEPGDEMTVTYRELLQQVCQFANVLKSQGVKKGDRVSIYMPMVVELVVAMLACVRIGAVHSIVFAGFSAESLCERILDSQCSLLITADGFYRGDKLINLKVIADDALQKCKDKSFLVQRCIMLKHLSKEVEAIPLGSQSPPAKRPCPDLQQEKQKDRVKKIRPVPQVPWNPEVDQCWLSLMSGVSEECEPEWCDSEDPLFILYTSGSTGKPKGVLHTISGYMLYVATTFKLVFDYHPDDVYWCTADIGWITGHSYITYGPLANGATSVLFEGLPTYPDVSRMWEIVDKYQVTKFYTAPTAIRLLMKYGSEPVQKYKRDSLKVLGTVGEPINPEAWQWYYSVVGEKRCPVVDTFWQTETGGHVLTPLPAATPMKPGSATFPFFGVVPAILNESGEELEGPSEGYLVFKQPWPGVMRTVYGNHQRFETTYFEQFPGYYVTGDGCRRDKDGYYWITGRIDDMLNVSGHLLSTAEVESALVEHEAVVEAAVVSRPHPVKGESLYCFVTLTDGVRFSYTLEAELKKQVREKIGAIATPDFIQNAPGLPKTRSGKIMRRVLRKIARNERDLGDVSTLADSSVIDLLFQNRCCGAV; encoded by the exons ATGATTCCAGACAAAGCACCGAAGGAGGACGTATTTCATGCAGGAGGAGACTTGAAGAAGGATGCTCATGTACCCAACTTTGAGAAGTACAAAGAACTCTACCTGAAGTCTATTGAACATTCAGATG AGTTCTGGGGTGACATTGCAAAAGACTTCTACTGGAAGTCGAAGCACACAGGCCAGTTCATGGACTACAACTTTGACGTGACGAAGGGGGAGATCTACATCAAGTGCATGGAGGGGGCCACCACCAACATCTGCTACAACGTCCTGGACCGTAACGTTCATGAGAGGAGGCTAGGGGACAAAGTGGCATTCTACTG GGAAGGGAACGAGCCTGGCGATGAGATGACGGTGACATACAGAGAGCTGCTCCAGCAGGTTTGCCAGTTTGCCAACGTGCTCAAGTCCCAGGGGGTGAAGAAGGGCGACCGCGTGTCCATCTACATGCCCATGGTTGTGGAGCTGGTGGTGGCCATGCTGGCCTGTGTCCGCATCGGGGCCGTGCACTCAATCGTG TTTGCTGGCTTTTCGGCAGAGTCGCTGTGCGAGAGGATCCTGGACTCCCAGTGCTCATTGCTGATCACGGCCG ATGGCTTCTACAGAGGAGATAAGCTCATCAACCTGAAGGTGATCGCTGACGACGCGCTGCAGAAATGCAAGGACAA GAGTTTCCTAGTACAGAGGTGTATCATGCTTAAACACCTGTCCAAGGAGGTGGAGGCCATTCCTCTCGGCTCCCAGTCTCCCCCTGCCAAGCGGCCCTGCCCTGACCTGCAG CAGGAGAAACAGAAAGACAGAGTAAAGAAAATCCGTCCCGTCCCTCAG GTGCCGTGGAACCCTGAGGTGGATCAGTGCTGGCTCAGCCTGATGAGTGGTGTATCTGAAGAGTGTGAACCAGAGTGGTGTGACTCTGAGGATCCCCTCTTCATCCTCTACACCAGCGGCTCCACCGGGAAACCCAAG GGTGTGCTACACACGATCAGCGGCTATATGCTCTACGTGGCCACCACCTTCAAACTGGTGTTTGACTACCATCCTGACGACGTGTACTGGTGCACGGCCGACATCGGCTGGATCACGGGCCACTCCTACATCACCTACGGGCCCCTGGCTAATGGGGCCACCAGTGTCCTG TTCGAGGGTCTGCCCACCTACCCTGACGTGAGCCGCATGTGGGAGATAGTCGACAAGTACCAAGTCACCAAGTTCTACACGGCGCCGACAGCCATCCGCCTCCTCATGAAGTATGGGAGCGAGCCCGTCCAGAA gtacaAGCGGGATTCTCTGAAGGTGCTGGGGACGGTGGGGGAGCCCATCAACCCGGAGGCGTGGCAGTGGTACTACAGCGTGGTGGGGGAGAAGAGGTGCCCCGTGGTCGACACCTTCTGGCAGACTGAGACC GGTGGCCACGTGTTGACTCCTCTACCTGCTGCCACGCCCATGAAGCCTGGCTCTGCT ACGTTTCCTTTCTTTGGCGTTGTCCCTGCCATTTTGAATGAGTCTGGGGAGGAGCTTGAGGGACCAAGCGAGGGTTACCTG GTGTTCAAACAGCCCTGGCCTGGAGTCATGAGGACTGTGTATGGGAACCACCAGAGGTTTGAGACCACCTACTTCGAGCAGTTCCCAGGATACTATGTCACTGGTGATG GTTGCCGTAGAGATAAGGACGGGTATTACTGGATCACAGGGAGGATAGATGACATGTTGAATGTCTCAG GTCACCTGCTGAGCACGGCGGAGGTGGAGTCAGCCCTGGTGGAGCACGAGGCGGTGGTTGAGGCAGCGGTAGTTAGCAGGCCGCACCCTGTCAAAGGGGAGAGTCTCTACTGCTTTGTAACGCTTACTGACGGAGTCCGCTTCAGCTACACCCTGGAGGCCGAGCTCAAGAAACAAG TGCGAGAGAAGATTGGTGCCATTGCCACTCCAGACTTTATACAGAATGCCCCAGGCCTTCCCAAGACCAGATCAG
- the LOC121545501 gene encoding acetyl-coenzyme A synthetase, cytoplasmic isoform X2, translating into MIPDKAPKEDVFHAGGDLKKDAHVPNFEKYKELYLKSIEHSDEFWGDIAKDFYWKSKHTGQFMDYNFDVTKGEIYIKCMEGATTNICYNVLDRNVHERRLGDKVAFYWEGNEPGDEMTVTYRELLQQVCQFANVLKSQGVKKGDRVSIYMPMVVELVVAMLACVRIGAVHSIVFAGFSAESLCERILDSQCSLLITADGFYRGDKLINLKVIADDALQKCKDKSFLVQRCIMLKHLSKEVEAIPLGSQSPPAKRPCPDLQVPWNPEVDQCWLSLMSGVSEECEPEWCDSEDPLFILYTSGSTGKPKGVLHTISGYMLYVATTFKLVFDYHPDDVYWCTADIGWITGHSYITYGPLANGATSVLFEGLPTYPDVSRMWEIVDKYQVTKFYTAPTAIRLLMKYGSEPVQKYKRDSLKVLGTVGEPINPEAWQWYYSVVGEKRCPVVDTFWQTETGGHVLTPLPAATPMKPGSATFPFFGVVPAILNESGEELEGPSEGYLVFKQPWPGVMRTVYGNHQRFETTYFEQFPGYYVTGDGCRRDKDGYYWITGRIDDMLNVSGHLLSTAEVESALVEHEAVVEAAVVSRPHPVKGESLYCFVTLTDGVRFSYTLEAELKKQVREKIGAIATPDFIQNAPGLPKTRSGKIMRRVLRKIARNERDLGDVSTLADSSVIDLLFQNRCCGAV; encoded by the exons ATGATTCCAGACAAAGCACCGAAGGAGGACGTATTTCATGCAGGAGGAGACTTGAAGAAGGATGCTCATGTACCCAACTTTGAGAAGTACAAAGAACTCTACCTGAAGTCTATTGAACATTCAGATG AGTTCTGGGGTGACATTGCAAAAGACTTCTACTGGAAGTCGAAGCACACAGGCCAGTTCATGGACTACAACTTTGACGTGACGAAGGGGGAGATCTACATCAAGTGCATGGAGGGGGCCACCACCAACATCTGCTACAACGTCCTGGACCGTAACGTTCATGAGAGGAGGCTAGGGGACAAAGTGGCATTCTACTG GGAAGGGAACGAGCCTGGCGATGAGATGACGGTGACATACAGAGAGCTGCTCCAGCAGGTTTGCCAGTTTGCCAACGTGCTCAAGTCCCAGGGGGTGAAGAAGGGCGACCGCGTGTCCATCTACATGCCCATGGTTGTGGAGCTGGTGGTGGCCATGCTGGCCTGTGTCCGCATCGGGGCCGTGCACTCAATCGTG TTTGCTGGCTTTTCGGCAGAGTCGCTGTGCGAGAGGATCCTGGACTCCCAGTGCTCATTGCTGATCACGGCCG ATGGCTTCTACAGAGGAGATAAGCTCATCAACCTGAAGGTGATCGCTGACGACGCGCTGCAGAAATGCAAGGACAA GAGTTTCCTAGTACAGAGGTGTATCATGCTTAAACACCTGTCCAAGGAGGTGGAGGCCATTCCTCTCGGCTCCCAGTCTCCCCCTGCCAAGCGGCCCTGCCCTGACCTGCAG GTGCCGTGGAACCCTGAGGTGGATCAGTGCTGGCTCAGCCTGATGAGTGGTGTATCTGAAGAGTGTGAACCAGAGTGGTGTGACTCTGAGGATCCCCTCTTCATCCTCTACACCAGCGGCTCCACCGGGAAACCCAAG GGTGTGCTACACACGATCAGCGGCTATATGCTCTACGTGGCCACCACCTTCAAACTGGTGTTTGACTACCATCCTGACGACGTGTACTGGTGCACGGCCGACATCGGCTGGATCACGGGCCACTCCTACATCACCTACGGGCCCCTGGCTAATGGGGCCACCAGTGTCCTG TTCGAGGGTCTGCCCACCTACCCTGACGTGAGCCGCATGTGGGAGATAGTCGACAAGTACCAAGTCACCAAGTTCTACACGGCGCCGACAGCCATCCGCCTCCTCATGAAGTATGGGAGCGAGCCCGTCCAGAA gtacaAGCGGGATTCTCTGAAGGTGCTGGGGACGGTGGGGGAGCCCATCAACCCGGAGGCGTGGCAGTGGTACTACAGCGTGGTGGGGGAGAAGAGGTGCCCCGTGGTCGACACCTTCTGGCAGACTGAGACC GGTGGCCACGTGTTGACTCCTCTACCTGCTGCCACGCCCATGAAGCCTGGCTCTGCT ACGTTTCCTTTCTTTGGCGTTGTCCCTGCCATTTTGAATGAGTCTGGGGAGGAGCTTGAGGGACCAAGCGAGGGTTACCTG GTGTTCAAACAGCCCTGGCCTGGAGTCATGAGGACTGTGTATGGGAACCACCAGAGGTTTGAGACCACCTACTTCGAGCAGTTCCCAGGATACTATGTCACTGGTGATG GTTGCCGTAGAGATAAGGACGGGTATTACTGGATCACAGGGAGGATAGATGACATGTTGAATGTCTCAG GTCACCTGCTGAGCACGGCGGAGGTGGAGTCAGCCCTGGTGGAGCACGAGGCGGTGGTTGAGGCAGCGGTAGTTAGCAGGCCGCACCCTGTCAAAGGGGAGAGTCTCTACTGCTTTGTAACGCTTACTGACGGAGTCCGCTTCAGCTACACCCTGGAGGCCGAGCTCAAGAAACAAG TGCGAGAGAAGATTGGTGCCATTGCCACTCCAGACTTTATACAGAATGCCCCAGGCCTTCCCAAGACCAGATCAG